A single window of Desulfovibrio sp. G11 DNA harbors:
- the icd gene encoding NADP-dependent isocitrate dehydrogenase: MRKTVYWIEGDGIGPEIWQAARPVIEGAIRAAGADLTLDWVELLAGDKAVKENGHPLPEATLEALRHAELAMKGPLGTPVGTGIRSLNVALRQTLDLYACIRPVRHFEGLETPVKHPERVNMVIFRENTEDVYAGVEFAANTPEARKLVAFLRDELGVTKVGDDAAVGIKPMTEAGSKRLVRRALRFALDQKQESLTLVHKGNIMKFTEGAFRQWGYDVAAQEFGDCTCTEKEPVAGRLVVKDRIADAMFQEALLRPEQYQVLATPNLNGDYISDALAAQVGGLGLAPGVNMSDTLAFYEATHGTAPTIAGKDKANPGSVILCGALMLEHLGQHDAAGRIRRAVAKAIAGKAVTEDLAAQVTGSRVVGCKEFGDIIGTNL, from the coding sequence ATGCGCAAGACTGTGTACTGGATCGAAGGCGATGGCATTGGCCCGGAAATCTGGCAGGCCGCCCGCCCGGTCATTGAAGGGGCCATTCGCGCCGCCGGGGCTGACCTTACCCTTGACTGGGTAGAACTGCTGGCTGGCGACAAGGCCGTGAAAGAAAACGGTCACCCCCTGCCCGAAGCCACGCTTGAAGCCCTGCGCCATGCCGAACTCGCCATGAAGGGTCCCCTGGGTACGCCCGTGGGCACGGGCATCCGCAGTCTTAACGTGGCCCTGCGCCAGACCCTGGACCTTTACGCCTGCATCCGCCCCGTGCGCCACTTTGAAGGGCTGGAAACCCCGGTCAAGCATCCCGAGCGCGTCAACATGGTTATCTTTCGTGAAAATACCGAAGACGTGTACGCGGGTGTGGAATTTGCCGCCAACACCCCCGAGGCGCGCAAACTTGTGGCCTTTCTGCGCGATGAGCTGGGCGTGACCAAGGTCGGCGACGACGCTGCCGTGGGCATCAAACCCATGACGGAAGCAGGCTCCAAGCGCCTTGTGCGCCGCGCCCTGCGCTTTGCCCTGGACCAGAAGCAGGAAAGCCTCACCCTTGTGCACAAGGGCAACATCATGAAATTCACCGAAGGCGCTTTTCGCCAGTGGGGCTATGACGTGGCCGCCCAGGAATTCGGCGACTGCACCTGCACCGAAAAAGAACCCGTGGCCGGGCGCCTTGTGGTCAAAGACCGCATAGCCGACGCCATGTTCCAGGAGGCGCTGTTGCGCCCCGAGCAGTATCAGGTGCTGGCAACGCCTAACCTCAACGGCGACTATATCTCCGATGCGCTGGCGGCCCAGGTGGGCGGCCTCGGCCTTGCACCGGGCGTGAACATGTCCGACACGCTGGCCTTCTACGAAGCCACCCACGGCACTGCCCCCACCATCGCGGGCAAGGACAAGGCCAATCCCGGTAGCGTTATCCTGTGCGGCGCGCTCATGCTTGAGCACCTGGGCCAGCACGATGCCGCCGGGCGCATCCGCAGGGCCGTGGCCAAGGCCATTGCGGGCAAGGCCGTTACCGAAGACCTGGCCGCCCAGGTTACCGGATCCCGCGTGGTGGGCTGCAAGGAGTTTGGCGACATCATCGGGACCAACCTGTAG
- a CDS encoding triose-phosphate isomerase, with protein sequence MSNIIHQSGGSRTLVMQEPETPQLYRELFPYTSICRTSFDEVLLAPRPAEQMRITDTTFRDGQQARPPYTVKQVAKMFDFLHRLGGKTGLITASEFFLYSAKDRKCIDVCRARGYRFPRVTAWIRATRDDLKLARDMEFDETGMLTSVSDYHIFLKLGKTRQQAMDMYVGMAEQALEWGIIPRCHFEDITRADIYGFCLPLAQRLMELSRQSGMPVKIRLCDTMGYGVPYPGAALPRSVQRIVRAFTDEAGVPGQWLEWHGHNDFHKVLVNGVTAWLNGCGAVNSTLFGFGERTGNTPLEALLVEYISLTGDDAAADTTVLHEVAQFFEKELDYRIPHNYPFVGRDFNATSAGVHADGLAKNEEIYNIFDTKHLLGRSVPIIITDKTGRAGVAYWINTNLNLEKERQISKKHPAVGKIYDAIMAVYEETGRTTNFSHVEMEALVQRFMPELFVSEFDNMKQLAGELAANLLVRLARDKDLLDFGEKAHAKIDAFEREYPFIQYCYLTDATGSLKCSAITDPMYKETYEALPIGYDFSGREWFKKPMQSGDLHIMDVYQSHFTSKLIITVSCAVTDEKDNIAGVIGVDIQLEELLKRARSLKHEVGTVDDGD encoded by the coding sequence ATGAGCAATATCATCCACCAAAGCGGAGGCAGCCGTACCCTGGTCATGCAGGAGCCTGAAACCCCCCAGCTCTACCGTGAACTTTTCCCTTATACCAGTATCTGCCGCACTTCTTTTGATGAAGTGCTGCTGGCGCCGCGCCCTGCGGAACAGATGCGCATTACCGACACCACCTTTCGTGACGGCCAGCAGGCACGCCCGCCGTATACGGTCAAACAGGTGGCAAAAATGTTTGACTTTCTCCACCGTCTCGGCGGCAAGACGGGGCTTATCACGGCTTCGGAATTTTTTCTGTATTCCGCCAAGGACCGCAAGTGCATTGACGTATGCCGCGCGCGCGGCTACCGCTTCCCGCGCGTGACTGCCTGGATACGTGCCACCAGGGATGACCTCAAGCTGGCCCGCGATATGGAGTTTGACGAAACCGGCATGCTCACCAGCGTGTCGGACTATCACATTTTTCTCAAACTGGGCAAAACCCGCCAGCAGGCCATGGACATGTACGTGGGCATGGCCGAACAGGCGCTGGAATGGGGCATCATACCCCGCTGCCACTTTGAAGACATCACCAGGGCCGATATTTACGGCTTCTGCCTGCCCCTGGCCCAGAGGCTCATGGAGCTTTCACGCCAGAGCGGCATGCCCGTAAAAATACGCCTGTGCGACACGATGGGCTACGGCGTACCCTACCCGGGCGCAGCCCTGCCCCGCTCTGTGCAGCGCATTGTGCGTGCCTTTACCGACGAGGCGGGCGTTCCCGGCCAGTGGCTTGAATGGCACGGGCATAACGACTTTCACAAAGTGCTCGTCAACGGCGTCACGGCATGGCTCAACGGCTGCGGCGCTGTCAACAGCACACTGTTCGGCTTTGGCGAACGCACGGGCAACACCCCGCTTGAGGCCCTGCTTGTGGAGTATATCTCCCTTACCGGCGACGATGCCGCCGCCGACACCACCGTGCTGCACGAAGTGGCACAGTTTTTTGAAAAAGAGCTGGATTACCGCATTCCCCACAACTATCCCTTTGTGGGGCGCGACTTCAACGCCACCAGTGCGGGCGTGCATGCTGACGGCCTGGCAAAAAACGAAGAGATCTACAATATTTTCGACACCAAGCATCTGCTCGGCCGCTCCGTGCCCATCATCATTACCGACAAGACGGGCCGCGCGGGCGTGGCGTACTGGATCAACACCAATCTCAATCTGGAAAAAGAGCGGCAGATATCCAAAAAGCATCCTGCTGTGGGCAAAATCTACGATGCCATCATGGCTGTTTACGAAGAAACCGGGCGCACTACCAATTTCTCGCATGTGGAAATGGAAGCCCTGGTACAGCGCTTCATGCCCGAACTTTTTGTGTCGGAGTTCGACAACATGAAACAGCTCGCGGGCGAACTGGCCGCCAACCTGCTTGTGCGCCTTGCCCGCGACAAGGACCTTCTGGACTTCGGCGAAAAGGCCCACGCCAAGATCGACGCCTTTGAACGCGAATATCCCTTTATCCAGTACTGTTACCTTACGGACGCCACAGGCAGCCTCAAATGCTCTGCCATCACCGACCCCATGTACAAGGAAACCTACGAGGCCCTGCCCATCGGCTATGACTTCTCCGGCCGTGAATGGTTCAAAAAACCCATGCAAAGCGGCGACCTGCACATTATGGATGTGTACCAGTCGCACTTTACGAGCAAACTCATCATTACGGTCTCCTGCGCCGTCACAGATGAAAAAGACAATATTGCCGGGGTGATCGGTGTGGACATTCAGCTTGAGGAACTGCTCAAGCGCGCCCGCTCGCTCAAGCACGAGGTCGGCACCGTGGATGACGGGGACTAG
- a CDS encoding ribonuclease catalytic domain-containing protein produces MSDCVRYPAPGCVVEYLEGNAVQIALITEEAGGRLRLLLPNRRETRLNAPRLLPWLGPMYSADLGKEDAVRLLEQHRKSREELAADVPVMDAWELAQGEVAIAPAQWFAELFATDPDSDQVAAYGRALLACKSHFRFQPPDFQVFPAETVEKRLTEEKTRLEREALIAGGAAFLRLLWDVACRKRDLPPPPAAGSGSGEWPAPEVAGRLEEVLRVRMTDPEGQEHETLWRTLAKGLPDVPHLPVQLLMAWGKLPAHYNFWLDRAGYTPGDSWWMPHREEVEALAAAAAVGAMPFVQPAPETVSAETPLPENSKCPVPGLLPESPLPFISIDSASTRDVDDAFYVETTADGRTLTLALACPALYWPFGGPLDKAVLHRGTSIYLPEGDCHMLPEELGTSSYSLLAGQPRPALCVRVPVDGNGHFGPCEVYLASVNLAANLTYSDSQAVLDALAAGESAALPDNPAATHADLLGLGLALARQRQQARIEGGAVIMDRPDPAIRLEGEGAEVRVHVGPDYHAPDAQMLVAEMMILASAAVAHWALERDVAMLHRVQDVVLPREYAGIWHTPQDMTRIMRALTPSGLEVQARPHAALGLDRYTPVTSPLRRYPDLVNEAQVVHFLCSGQPRWSESALTELLQTLSPVLDAVGQVQRFRPRYWKLLYFRQQGDKVWWPGVITEENDAFVSVSLQDQGMFVRGRRKLFDDRAHPGLRVDVRIGKVHPLYNEIMILEAATVD; encoded by the coding sequence ATGTCGGATTGTGTGCGCTACCCAGCGCCGGGTTGCGTGGTGGAGTATCTGGAGGGCAATGCCGTTCAGATTGCCCTTATTACTGAAGAGGCCGGGGGCCGTTTACGCCTTTTGCTGCCCAACCGGCGGGAAACGCGGCTCAATGCGCCGCGCCTGCTGCCGTGGCTTGGTCCCATGTATAGCGCGGACCTGGGCAAGGAAGACGCGGTACGCCTGCTTGAGCAGCACCGGAAAAGCCGTGAGGAACTGGCGGCTGACGTGCCTGTGATGGACGCGTGGGAACTGGCGCAGGGCGAGGTGGCTATTGCCCCTGCGCAATGGTTTGCCGAGCTTTTCGCCACTGATCCAGACTCTGATCAGGTGGCGGCCTACGGGCGCGCCCTGCTGGCCTGCAAAAGCCATTTCCGTTTCCAGCCGCCGGATTTTCAGGTTTTTCCTGCAGAAACGGTCGAAAAGCGGCTGACGGAAGAAAAAACCCGTCTGGAGCGCGAAGCCCTTATCGCTGGCGGCGCGGCCTTTTTGCGTCTTTTGTGGGATGTGGCCTGCCGCAAGCGTGACTTGCCGCCTCCCCCTGCCGCAGGTTCCGGCAGTGGCGAATGGCCCGCCCCCGAGGTTGCCGGGCGCCTTGAAGAGGTGCTGCGTGTCCGCATGACAGACCCCGAAGGGCAGGAGCATGAGACCCTGTGGCGAACGCTTGCCAAGGGCCTGCCCGATGTGCCCCATTTGCCTGTGCAGTTGCTGATGGCCTGGGGCAAACTGCCTGCCCATTACAATTTTTGGCTTGATCGCGCGGGCTATACCCCCGGCGACAGCTGGTGGATGCCACACCGCGAAGAGGTGGAGGCGCTTGCCGCCGCCGCTGCCGTTGGGGCCATGCCCTTCGTGCAGCCCGCACCGGAAACAGTGTCGGCGGAAACTCCGCTGCCGGAAAACAGCAAATGCCCGGTCCCCGGCCTTTTGCCCGAAAGCCCGCTGCCCTTTATCAGCATCGACAGCGCCAGCACCCGCGACGTGGACGATGCCTTTTATGTGGAAACCACGGCAGACGGGCGCACGCTCACCCTGGCGCTGGCCTGCCCTGCCCTGTACTGGCCTTTTGGCGGTCCGCTGGACAAGGCCGTGCTGCACCGGGGAACCAGCATTTACCTGCCCGAGGGCGACTGCCATATGCTGCCCGAAGAGCTGGGAACCTCATCGTATTCCCTGCTGGCCGGCCAGCCGCGTCCCGCCCTGTGTGTGCGGGTTCCGGTGGACGGCAACGGGCATTTTGGCCCGTGCGAGGTATATCTAGCCAGTGTGAATCTGGCCGCCAACCTGACCTACAGCGACAGTCAGGCCGTGCTGGACGCGCTGGCCGCCGGTGAGTCCGCCGCTCTGCCCGACAATCCGGCCGCTACCCATGCCGATTTGCTCGGCCTTGGGCTTGCCCTGGCGCGGCAGCGGCAGCAGGCCCGCATTGAAGGCGGGGCCGTTATTATGGACAGGCCCGACCCTGCCATCCGGCTGGAGGGTGAAGGGGCCGAGGTGCGCGTGCACGTGGGGCCGGACTATCATGCCCCGGATGCACAGATGCTGGTGGCGGAAATGATGATTCTTGCCAGCGCGGCCGTGGCCCATTGGGCGCTGGAACGGGACGTCGCCATGCTGCACAGGGTGCAGGATGTGGTGCTGCCCCGCGAATACGCCGGCATATGGCATACCCCGCAGGACATGACGCGCATCATGCGCGCCCTGACGCCTTCGGGCCTTGAGGTGCAGGCCAGACCGCACGCGGCTTTGGGGCTTGACCGCTATACGCCCGTGACTTCGCCCCTGCGCCGCTATCCCGACCTTGTCAACGAGGCGCAGGTGGTGCATTTCTTGTGTTCCGGGCAGCCTCGCTGGAGCGAAAGCGCCCTGACAGAGCTTTTGCAGACGCTCTCGCCCGTACTGGATGCCGTGGGGCAGGTGCAGCGCTTCCGCCCGCGCTACTGGAAGCTGCTGTATTTCCGTCAGCAGGGGGACAAGGTATGGTGGCCCGGCGTGATCACGGAAGAAAACGATGCCTTTGTGAGCGTGAGCCTGCAGGACCAGGGTATGTTTGTGCGCGGCAGGCGGAAGCTCTTTGACGACAGGGCGCATCCCGGCCTGCGGGTGGATGTGCGCATCGGCAAAGTACACCCGTTGTATAATGAGATCATGATTCTGGAAGCAGCCACGGTGGACTAG
- the plsY gene encoding glycerol-3-phosphate 1-O-acyltransferase PlsY, protein MLEILWIALAYVLGSAPWGLVIARTFCGIDPRESGSRNTGATNVARLCGFGWGVATLLCDVLKGAVPVWLAFRINASPVFVSMVALACVLGHVFSCFMKFRGGKAVATSIGIFLPLAFWQLLASSLLCMLVIWRSGFVSLGSLTLVTALPVALAVSGQWGWLPLSLAVWAVVVWKHRENIVRLRSGTEKSWLKSKNKGAAAGNAAQGDDTQNMNPQDAGRKDG, encoded by the coding sequence ATGCTGGAAATACTCTGGATAGCCCTGGCTTATGTGCTTGGTTCCGCGCCGTGGGGGCTGGTCATTGCCAGAACTTTTTGCGGCATTGACCCGCGTGAAAGCGGCAGCCGCAATACCGGCGCCACCAATGTGGCCCGCCTGTGCGGCTTCGGGTGGGGCGTAGCCACGCTTTTGTGCGATGTGCTCAAGGGGGCCGTGCCCGTGTGGCTGGCCTTCAGGATCAATGCCTCGCCTGTTTTTGTGAGCATGGTGGCCCTGGCCTGCGTGCTCGGGCATGTTTTTTCCTGTTTTATGAAGTTCCGGGGCGGCAAGGCCGTGGCTACGAGCATCGGCATTTTTCTGCCCCTGGCCTTCTGGCAGCTTCTGGCCAGTTCGCTGCTGTGCATGCTTGTTATCTGGCGCAGCGGCTTTGTTTCTCTGGGATCGCTGACCCTGGTAACGGCCCTGCCTGTGGCGCTGGCCGTCAGCGGGCAATGGGGCTGGCTGCCGCTGTCTCTCGCCGTGTGGGCCGTTGTGGTCTGGAAGCACCGGGAAAATATCGTTCGCCTGCGCTCCGGCACGGAAAAAAGCTGGCTCAAGAGCAAGAATAAGGGCGCAGCGGCGGGCAATGCTGCACAGGGTGATGACACGCAAAACATGAATCCGCAGGATGCAGGCCGGAAAGACGGCTAG
- the thrC gene encoding threonine synthase, with the protein MAHADFPAYRGRMEYVCLDCGARYPGDSLLYTCPQCGGVFLLENLDFARLKERSGQEWRKIFDDRCASRSTALKGIFRYYELLAPLLDEDDIVYLGEGITPVVEASAALRDMTGVAFAYKNDGQNPSASFKDRGMACAFSYLKWLCRRNQWDEVLTVCASTGDTSAAAALYASYVGAPLKSVVLLPHGKVTPQQLAQPLGSGATVLELPGVFDDCMKVVELLAENYRVALLNSKNSWRILGQESYAYEVAQWYGWDMTDQCLFVPIGNAGNVTAIMSGFLKMLDLGMITGLPRIFGVQSEHADPVWRYYDAPAGSRCWQPVTVQPSVAQAAMIGNPVSFPRVRMLAELFMESGGERAFQVVRVTEQQIMDAMIMANRHGHIACTQGGECLAGLRNARTLGLVGDHEHAVLDATAHALKFAGFQDMYFNDAFPPEYGVSPDRSLANLPELLLPQSAREGRDVAEFASLGAEAVVQRLKLQKK; encoded by the coding sequence ATGGCCCACGCGGATTTTCCGGCCTATCGCGGCCGCATGGAATATGTCTGCCTTGATTGCGGCGCGCGCTACCCGGGCGACAGCCTGCTGTATACCTGCCCGCAGTGCGGCGGCGTTTTTCTGCTGGAAAACCTGGATTTTGCCAGGCTCAAAGAACGCAGCGGCCAGGAATGGCGAAAGATTTTTGACGATCGCTGCGCCAGCCGCTCCACAGCGCTCAAGGGGATTTTCCGGTATTACGAGCTGCTCGCCCCCCTGCTGGACGAAGACGATATCGTCTATCTAGGCGAAGGCATTACTCCGGTGGTGGAAGCTTCCGCTGCCCTGCGTGACATGACGGGCGTGGCTTTTGCCTACAAAAATGACGGGCAGAACCCCAGCGCCTCCTTCAAGGACAGGGGCATGGCCTGTGCCTTCAGCTATCTCAAGTGGCTTTGCCGTCGCAACCAGTGGGACGAAGTGCTGACGGTCTGCGCCTCCACCGGCGACACTTCGGCAGCCGCGGCCCTGTACGCCTCCTATGTAGGCGCGCCGCTCAAATCCGTGGTACTGCTGCCCCACGGCAAGGTGACGCCCCAGCAGCTTGCGCAGCCCCTTGGCAGCGGCGCCACAGTGCTGGAATTGCCCGGCGTGTTTGACGACTGCATGAAGGTGGTGGAGCTGCTGGCAGAAAACTACCGCGTGGCGCTGCTCAACTCCAAGAACAGCTGGCGCATTCTGGGGCAGGAGTCCTACGCGTATGAAGTGGCCCAGTGGTATGGCTGGGATATGACGGACCAGTGTCTCTTTGTGCCCATTGGCAATGCGGGCAACGTCACCGCCATCATGTCGGGCTTTTTGAAAATGCTTGATCTTGGCATGATTACGGGCCTGCCGCGCATCTTCGGCGTGCAGTCCGAGCATGCCGATCCGGTGTGGCGCTACTATGACGCCCCCGCAGGCTCCCGCTGCTGGCAGCCGGTGACCGTACAGCCCAGCGTGGCCCAGGCGGCCATGATAGGCAATCCCGTTTCATTTCCGCGCGTGCGCATGCTGGCCGAGCTGTTTATGGAAAGCGGCGGCGAGCGCGCCTTCCAGGTGGTGCGCGTAACCGAGCAGCAGATTATGGATGCGATGATTATGGCAAACCGTCACGGTCACATTGCCTGTACCCAGGGCGGCGAATGTTTGGCCGGTTTGCGCAATGCCCGCACTCTGGGCCTTGTGGGCGACCACGAGCACGCTGTGCTTGACGCCACGGCCCATGCCCTCAAGTTTGCCGGGTTTCAGGACATGTATTTCAACGATGCCTTCCCGCCCGAGTATGGCGTATCGCCGGACAGGAGCCTGGCAAACCTGCCGGAACTGCTTCTGCCCCAGAGCGCCCGCGAAGGGCGGGATGTGGCGGAATTCGCCTCACTGGGGGCGGAAGCAGTGGTGCAGCGTTTGAAATTGCAGAAAAAATAA
- a CDS encoding GyrI-like domain-containing protein, with translation MDEFKATVVDFPATRLTGMKVRTSLAHAQQDCPAVWQRFGPRMPGIEGRQSFGVSIMLSAEEIEYWAAVEADGRELPADMGHVDVPAGTYVACRVPDLESIGIAYMFIFEKWLGSQETYAYNEQVPCFELYPPAWCPDVPFEIYVPLKG, from the coding sequence GTGGATGAATTCAAGGCAACTGTTGTGGATTTTCCGGCGACACGCCTGACGGGCATGAAGGTTCGCACCTCGCTGGCTCATGCGCAGCAGGATTGTCCGGCCGTCTGGCAGCGGTTTGGGCCGCGCATGCCCGGTATTGAGGGCAGGCAGAGCTTTGGCGTTTCCATCATGCTCAGTGCCGAGGAGATCGAATACTGGGCAGCGGTGGAAGCGGATGGACGCGAACTTCCGGCCGATATGGGCCATGTGGATGTTCCCGCGGGAACATATGTGGCCTGCCGGGTGCCGGACCTGGAAAGTATCGGGATCGCCTACATGTTCATTTTTGAAAAATGGCTCGGCAGCCAGGAAACCTATGCATATAACGAGCAGGTCCCGTGCTTCGAGCTGTATCCTCCGGCCTGGTGCCCTGACGTTCCTTTTGAAATCTATGTGCCGTTAAAGGGCTGA
- a CDS encoding sugar transferase — translation MISSYRMGLLQVLDLFCILLALTISGMTTIAPDLSVFDDYTGASLFTIFFYMLFFYILDAYNVGNEDFKETTGRVLVACLLAIVSSATASYAFQHWRFDRKTITLLFALSFCLSLLWRWLYHLNADRLTHPLRILLVGVDRAGKVRQLLAEGLPQAEILGYVGERDQGPDAGPCLGPPFLALDIAQEKKATMILLLPDAPIDDDIAHELLQAKLRGSMVVDIRSFYEHVVQRLPLSQLTDEWLLQTEGFSLNTRGSLRRLKRALDVLISLLLLIPATPVMLLTALIVRLESPGPVIYKQDRVGLFEKEFTVYKFRSMRADAEKDGAVWASAKDSRVTFFGRFIRKVRIDELPQIWNILKGDMSFIGPRPERMTFVQKLKETIPYYSLRHTVKPGLTGWAQVCYPYGASEEDARRKLEYDLYYIKNMSILLDINIIFKTIGVVLFPKGAR, via the coding sequence ATGATAAGCAGCTATCGCATGGGTCTTTTGCAGGTTCTGGACCTGTTCTGCATCCTGCTGGCCCTGACTATTTCAGGCATGACGACCATTGCCCCGGACCTGAGCGTTTTTGACGACTACACCGGGGCTTCGCTCTTTACCATTTTTTTCTATATGCTGTTTTTCTATATCCTTGATGCTTACAATGTAGGTAACGAGGACTTCAAGGAGACCACAGGCCGCGTACTTGTGGCCTGCCTGCTGGCCATCGTGTCCTCTGCCACGGCATCCTACGCCTTTCAGCACTGGCGCTTTGACCGCAAGACCATCACCCTGCTTTTCGCGCTTTCTTTCTGCCTCAGCCTGCTGTGGCGCTGGCTTTACCACCTCAATGCCGACAGGCTCACCCACCCCCTGCGCATCCTGCTGGTGGGCGTGGACCGCGCAGGCAAGGTGCGGCAACTGCTGGCCGAAGGCCTGCCCCAGGCGGAAATTCTCGGCTATGTGGGCGAGCGTGATCAGGGGCCGGATGCCGGGCCCTGCCTTGGCCCGCCCTTTCTGGCTCTGGACATAGCCCAGGAAAAAAAGGCCACCATGATACTGTTGCTGCCCGATGCGCCCATTGATGACGACATCGCCCACGAGCTTTTGCAGGCCAAGCTGCGCGGCAGCATGGTGGTGGACATACGCAGTTTTTATGAACATGTGGTGCAGCGCCTGCCGCTCTCACAGCTCACCGATGAGTGGCTGCTACAGACCGAAGGTTTTTCGCTGAATACGCGCGGTTCACTGCGTCGCCTCAAACGGGCCCTGGATGTGCTGATCTCGCTGCTGCTGCTTATACCCGCCACGCCCGTGATGCTGCTCACGGCCCTTATCGTGCGACTGGAGTCGCCCGGCCCGGTCATTTACAAGCAGGACCGCGTGGGCCTTTTTGAAAAGGAATTCACGGTGTACAAGTTCCGCTCCATGCGGGCCGATGCAGAAAAAGACGGCGCCGTCTGGGCCAGCGCCAAAGACAGCCGGGTCACTTTTTTCGGCCGCTTTATCCGTAAGGTACGCATAGATGAGCTGCCGCAGATATGGAACATCCTCAAGGGCGACATGAGCTTTATCGGGCCGCGCCCCGAGCGCATGACCTTTGTGCAGAAACTCAAGGAAACCATCCCGTACTACAGCCTGCGACACACGGTAAAACCCGGCCTGACCGGCTGGGCGCAGGTGTGCTACCCCTACGGCGCGTCTGAAGAAGACGCACGCCGCAAGCTGGAGTACGATCTCTATTACATCAAAAATATGTCCATCCTGCTGGACATAAACATTATCTTCAAAACTATCGGCGTGGTGCTCTTCCCCAAGGGCGCGCGGTAA
- a CDS encoding glycosyltransferase family 4 protein has translation MKIIVLGNQARSMSNFWSVLIRRMHRAGHEVVCCAPPGDPGSEAALAAQGARLLHYPLDRKGLNPLRDLRTTGALLRLFKAEKPDLLFSSTIKPVIYGCIAARVAGIPHVYATITGLGYAFEADSFFKKCVNRLSALLYRTALAGTEGVFFQNDDDIAVFRRAGILGARARILKARGTGVDTSRFAPAPLPGLEADGSLEGPPVFLLVARLLEAKGLEEYAQAARTLKAAHPQARFLLLGPAEQGLGSISLETVRQWQTEGCIEYLGETRDVRPYVSAAHVMVLPSWREGTPTSIMEGMSMGRAAVVTDAPGCREVVRDGYNGYLVPLRDPQALAAAMEKFIRQPKLMAEMGANGRRMAVDEFDAEKVAVRILEDMRVPALA, from the coding sequence ATGAAAATCATCGTTCTGGGCAACCAGGCCAGGTCCATGAGCAATTTCTGGAGCGTGCTGATCCGCCGGATGCATCGCGCCGGACATGAGGTTGTCTGCTGCGCCCCGCCGGGAGACCCCGGTTCGGAGGCGGCGCTGGCAGCCCAGGGCGCACGCCTGCTGCATTACCCCCTTGACCGCAAGGGCCTCAACCCCCTGCGCGATCTGCGCACCACCGGGGCCTTGCTGCGCCTGTTCAAGGCTGAAAAGCCCGACCTGCTTTTCAGCTCTACCATCAAACCCGTCATCTACGGCTGCATTGCCGCGCGAGTGGCGGGGATTCCGCACGTGTACGCCACCATAACGGGCCTGGGTTACGCCTTTGAGGCCGACAGCTTTTTCAAAAAATGCGTTAACAGGCTGAGCGCCCTGCTCTACCGCACGGCCCTGGCCGGGACTGAAGGCGTATTTTTCCAGAATGACGATGATATTGCCGTGTTTCGGCGAGCTGGCATTCTGGGCGCGCGGGCGCGCATACTCAAGGCGCGCGGCACCGGGGTGGACACCAGCCGCTTTGCCCCCGCCCCGCTGCCCGGGCTGGAGGCTGACGGCAGCCTTGAAGGACCGCCGGTTTTTCTGCTGGTAGCCCGGCTGCTTGAAGCCAAAGGGCTTGAAGAATACGCCCAGGCGGCCCGTACGCTCAAGGCGGCGCACCCCCAGGCACGTTTTCTGCTGCTCGGCCCGGCCGAACAGGGGCTTGGCAGCATAAGCCTTGAAACCGTGCGCCAGTGGCAGACCGAGGGCTGCATAGAATACCTTGGCGAAACGCGCGATGTGCGCCCCTATGTGAGCGCCGCCCATGTGATGGTGCTGCCCTCCTGGCGCGAAGGCACGCCCACCTCCATCATGGAGGGCATGAGCATGGGCCGCGCAGCGGTGGTGACAGATGCCCCCGGCTGCCGTGAGGTTGTGCGCGACGGCTATAACGGCTATCTTGTACCTTTGCGCGACCCGCAGGCCCTGGCGGCGGCTATGGAAAAATTTATCCGGCAGCCGAAGCTTATGGCTGAAATGGGGGCCAACGGCCGCCGGATGGCCGTGGACGAATTTGACGCAGAAAAGGTCGCCGTGCGCATTCTTGAAGACATGCGCGTACCCGCGCTTGCGTAA